From a region of the Hippopotamus amphibius kiboko isolate mHipAmp2 chromosome 3, mHipAmp2.hap2, whole genome shotgun sequence genome:
- the FADS3 gene encoding fatty acid desaturase 3 isoform X2 codes for MGGVGEPGGGPVRLGAPLPTFRWEQIRPHNLPGDKWLVIERRVYDISRWAQRHPGGSRLIGHHGAEDATDAFRAFHQDLSFVRKFLQPLLIGELAPEEPSQDGLQNAQLIEDFRGLRQAVEDMKLFEAKPAFFALLLGHILAMEAQSWCLQHDLGHISIFRKSRWNHVAQQFVMGQLKGFSAHWWNFRHFQHHAKPNIFHKDPDVTVAPVFLLGESSIEYGKKKRRYLPYNHQHLYFFLIGPPLLTLVNFEVENLAYMLVCMQWTDLLWAASFYARFLLSYMPFYGVPGAMLLFVAVRVLESHWFVWITQMNHIPKEIGHEKHRDWASSQLAATCNVEPSLFLDWFSGHLNFQIEHHLFPTMPRHNYRKVAPLVKALCAKHGLSYEVKPFLTALVDIIGSLKKSGNMWLEAYLHQ; via the exons ATGGGCGGCGTCGGGGAGCCCGGCGGGGGACCTGTGCGGCTGGGGGCGCCGCTGCCCACCTTCCGCTGGGAGCAGATCCGCCCGCACAACCTGCCCGGCGACAAGTGGCTGGTCATCGAGCGTCGCGTCTACGACATCAGCCGCTGGGCACAGCGGCACCCGGGGGGCAGCCGCCTCATCGGCCACCACGGCGCCGAGGACGCCACG GATGCCTTCCGCGCCTTCCACCAGGACCTCAGTTTTGTGCGCAAGTTCCTGCAGCCTCTGCTGATTGGAGAGCTGGCCCCAGAGGAGCCCAGCCAGGATGGACTCCAGAAT GCCCAGCTGATCGAGGACTTCCGAGGCCTGCGCCAGGCGGTGGAGGACATGAAGCTGTTTGAGGCCAAGCCCGCCTTCTTCGCTCTCCTGCTGGGCCACATCCTGGCCATGGAG GCCCAGAGCTGGTGTCTGCAGCACGACCTGGGCCACATCTCCATCTTCAGGAAGTCCCGGTGGAACCACGTGGCCCAGCAGTTTGTGATGGGGCAGCtgaag GGCTTCTCCGCCCACTGGTGGAACTTCCGCCACTTCCAGCACCACGCCAAGCCCAACATCTTCCACAAGGACCCGGATGTGACCGTGGCGCCCGTCTTCCTCCTGGGGGAGTCGTCCATCGAG TACGGCAAGAAGAAGCGGAGATACTTACCCTACAACCACCAGCACCTGTACTTCTTCCTGA TCGGCCCGCCACTGCTCACCCTGGTGAACTTCGAAGTGGAAAATCTGGCGTACATGCTGGTGTGCATGCAGTGGACG GACTTGCTCTGGGCCGCCAGCTTCTATGCCCGCTTCCTCTTGTCCTACATGCCCTTCTACGGCGTTCCTGGGGCGATGCTTCTCTTTGTGGCTGTCAG GGTCCTGGAGAGCCACTGGTTCGTGTGGATCACGCAGATGAACCACATCCCCAAGGAGATCGGCCACGAGAAGCACCGGGACTGGGCCAGCTCTCAG CTGGCAGCCACCTGCAACGTGGAGCCCTCTCTCTTCCTCGACTGGTTCAGCGGACACCTCAACTTCCAGATTGAGCACCA cctCTTCCCTACAATGCCGAGGCACAACTACCGCAAGGTGGCCCCACTGGTCAAGGCCCTGTGCGCCAAGCACGGCCTCAGCTACGAGGTGAAGCCCTTCCTCACAGCCCTGGTGGACATCATTGG GTCCCTGAAGAAGTCTGGCAATATGTGGCTGGAAGCCTACCTCCACCAGTGA
- the FADS3 gene encoding fatty acid desaturase 3 isoform X1, with product MGGVGEPGGGPVRLGAPLPTFRWEQIRPHNLPGDKWLVIERRVYDISRWAQRHPGGSRLIGHHGAEDATDAFRAFHQDLSFVRKFLQPLLIGELAPEEPSQDGLQNAQLIEDFRGLRQAVEDMKLFEAKPAFFALLLGHILAMEVLAWLLIYVLGPGWVPSTLAALILAVSQAQSWCLQHDLGHISIFRKSRWNHVAQQFVMGQLKGFSAHWWNFRHFQHHAKPNIFHKDPDVTVAPVFLLGESSIEYGKKKRRYLPYNHQHLYFFLIGPPLLTLVNFEVENLAYMLVCMQWTDLLWAASFYARFLLSYMPFYGVPGAMLLFVAVRVLESHWFVWITQMNHIPKEIGHEKHRDWASSQLAATCNVEPSLFLDWFSGHLNFQIEHHLFPTMPRHNYRKVAPLVKALCAKHGLSYEVKPFLTALVDIIGSLKKSGNMWLEAYLHQ from the exons ATGGGCGGCGTCGGGGAGCCCGGCGGGGGACCTGTGCGGCTGGGGGCGCCGCTGCCCACCTTCCGCTGGGAGCAGATCCGCCCGCACAACCTGCCCGGCGACAAGTGGCTGGTCATCGAGCGTCGCGTCTACGACATCAGCCGCTGGGCACAGCGGCACCCGGGGGGCAGCCGCCTCATCGGCCACCACGGCGCCGAGGACGCCACG GATGCCTTCCGCGCCTTCCACCAGGACCTCAGTTTTGTGCGCAAGTTCCTGCAGCCTCTGCTGATTGGAGAGCTGGCCCCAGAGGAGCCCAGCCAGGATGGACTCCAGAAT GCCCAGCTGATCGAGGACTTCCGAGGCCTGCGCCAGGCGGTGGAGGACATGAAGCTGTTTGAGGCCAAGCCCGCCTTCTTCGCTCTCCTGCTGGGCCACATCCTGGCCATGGAGGTGCTCGCCTGGCTCCTCATCTACGTCCTTGGCCCCGGCTGGGTGCCCAGCACCCTCGCTGCCCTCATCCTGGCCGTCTCCCAG GCCCAGAGCTGGTGTCTGCAGCACGACCTGGGCCACATCTCCATCTTCAGGAAGTCCCGGTGGAACCACGTGGCCCAGCAGTTTGTGATGGGGCAGCtgaag GGCTTCTCCGCCCACTGGTGGAACTTCCGCCACTTCCAGCACCACGCCAAGCCCAACATCTTCCACAAGGACCCGGATGTGACCGTGGCGCCCGTCTTCCTCCTGGGGGAGTCGTCCATCGAG TACGGCAAGAAGAAGCGGAGATACTTACCCTACAACCACCAGCACCTGTACTTCTTCCTGA TCGGCCCGCCACTGCTCACCCTGGTGAACTTCGAAGTGGAAAATCTGGCGTACATGCTGGTGTGCATGCAGTGGACG GACTTGCTCTGGGCCGCCAGCTTCTATGCCCGCTTCCTCTTGTCCTACATGCCCTTCTACGGCGTTCCTGGGGCGATGCTTCTCTTTGTGGCTGTCAG GGTCCTGGAGAGCCACTGGTTCGTGTGGATCACGCAGATGAACCACATCCCCAAGGAGATCGGCCACGAGAAGCACCGGGACTGGGCCAGCTCTCAG CTGGCAGCCACCTGCAACGTGGAGCCCTCTCTCTTCCTCGACTGGTTCAGCGGACACCTCAACTTCCAGATTGAGCACCA cctCTTCCCTACAATGCCGAGGCACAACTACCGCAAGGTGGCCCCACTGGTCAAGGCCCTGTGCGCCAAGCACGGCCTCAGCTACGAGGTGAAGCCCTTCCTCACAGCCCTGGTGGACATCATTGG GTCCCTGAAGAAGTCTGGCAATATGTGGCTGGAAGCCTACCTCCACCAGTGA
- the RAB3IL1 gene encoding guanine nucleotide exchange factor for Rab-3A isoform X1 yields the protein MWSGQPHPEEGHPPPLEAIPVPWKSVGPCKSHRESPGSLAETPAGEEAQGEEGPAATRLDVLRLRSSSMEIREKGSEFLKEELHKAQKELKLKDEECERLSKVREQLEEELEELTASLFEEAHRMVREANMKQAASEKQLKEARGKIDMLQAEVTALKTLVITSTPASPNRELHPQLLSPTKAGPRKGHLRHKSTSSALCPAVCPAAGHTLTPDKEGKEVDSTLFAEFQAWRESPTLDKTSPFLERVYREDVGPCLDFAMQELSTLVRAAVEDNTLTIEPVASQTLPAMKVAAVECGRTNGFRAPIDTTCALSGLACACRHRIRLGDSASHYYISPSSRARITAVCNFFTYIRYIQQGLVRQDGGLGHGPGLEGTLSWSRHLPQNSQPDRGPEASPEPEAEQRDKWPGRGGSTEPATNVHPGTGPQEVTLSPP from the exons CCAGCCCCACCCGGAGGAGGGCCACCCGCCGCCCCTCGAAGCTATCCCGGTCCCCTGGAAGAGCGTGGGCCCCTGCAAAAGCCACAGGGAGTCCCCAGGAAGCCTGGCGGAGACCCCTGCAGGGGAGGAGGCCCAAGGCGAGGAGGGCCCTGCGGCCACCCGGCTGGACGTGTTGCGCCTGCGCAGCTCTTCCATGGAGATCCGCGAGAAGGGCTCGGAGTTCCTGAAGGAGGAGCTGCACAAAGCCCAGAAG GAGCTGAAGCTGAAGGATGAGGAGTGTGAGCGGCTGTCCAAAGTGCgggagcagctggaggaggagctggaggagctgaCGGCCAGCCTGTTCGAG GAAGCCCACAGGATGGTGCGCGAAGCCAACATGAAGCAGGCGGCGTCAGAAAAGCAGCTGAAAGAGGCGCGGGGCAAG ATCGACATGCTGCAGGCAGAGGTGACAGCCTTGAAGACACTGGTCATCACGTCCACACCAGCCTCTCCCAACCGTGAGCTCCACCCGCAGCTGCTCAGCCCCACCAAGGCCGGACCCCGCAAGGGCCACTTGCGTCATAAGAGCACCAGCAGCGCCCTCTGCCCCGCTGTGTGCCCCGCGGCAGGACACACCCTCACCCCAGACAAGGAGGGCAAagag GTGGACTCAACCCTGTTTGCAGAGTTCCAGGCCTGGAGGGAATCGCCCACCCTGGACAAGACCTCCCCCTTCCTGGAAAGGGTGTACCGGGAGGACGTGGGCCCCTGCCTGGACTTCGCCATGCAGGAG CTCTCGACCCTGGTACGGGCTGCCGTGGAGGACAACACGCTTACCATCGAGCCTGTGGCTTCGCAAACGCTGCCCGCGATGAAGGTGGCCGCCGTCGAGTGCGGCCGCACCAA TGGGTTCCGGGCCCCGATTGACAC TACATGTGCCCTGAGTGGGCTGGCCTGCGCCTGTCGTCATCGAATCCGGCTTGGGGACTCTGCGAGCCACTATTACATCTCACCATCCTCTCGGGCCAGG ATCACGGCCGTGTGCAACTTCTTCACCTACATCCGCTACATCCAGCAAGGCCTGGTGCGGCAAGACG GAGGCCTAGGGCACGGCCCAGGCCTGGAGGGGACTCTGAGCTGGAGCCGACACCTGCCCCAGAACAGCCAGCCAGACAGGGGTCCTGAAGCCAGCCCTGAGCCAGAAGCTGAACAGAGGGACAAATGGCCAGGCCGTGGAGGCAGCACTGAGCCGGCAACAAATGTCCATCCCGGGACAGGACCTCAGGAGGTGACCCTCTCTCCTCCCTAG
- the RAB3IL1 gene encoding guanine nucleotide exchange factor for Rab-3A isoform X2 codes for MWSGQPHPEEGHPPPLEAIPVPWKSVGPCKSHRESPGSLAETPAGEEAQGEEGPAATRLDVLRLRSSSMEIREKGSEFLKEELHKAQKELKLKDEECERLSKVREQLEEELEELTASLFEEAHRMVREANMKQAASEKQLKEARGKIDMLQAEVTALKTLVITSTPASPNRELHPQLLSPTKAGPRKGHLRHKSTSSALCPAVCPAAGHTLTPDKEGKEVDSTLFAEFQAWRESPTLDKTSPFLERVYREDVGPCLDFAMQELSTLVRAAVEDNTLTIEPVASQTLPAMKVAAVECGRTNTCALSGLACACRHRIRLGDSASHYYISPSSRARITAVCNFFTYIRYIQQGLVRQDGGLGHGPGLEGTLSWSRHLPQNSQPDRGPEASPEPEAEQRDKWPGRGGSTEPATNVHPGTGPQEVTLSPP; via the exons CCAGCCCCACCCGGAGGAGGGCCACCCGCCGCCCCTCGAAGCTATCCCGGTCCCCTGGAAGAGCGTGGGCCCCTGCAAAAGCCACAGGGAGTCCCCAGGAAGCCTGGCGGAGACCCCTGCAGGGGAGGAGGCCCAAGGCGAGGAGGGCCCTGCGGCCACCCGGCTGGACGTGTTGCGCCTGCGCAGCTCTTCCATGGAGATCCGCGAGAAGGGCTCGGAGTTCCTGAAGGAGGAGCTGCACAAAGCCCAGAAG GAGCTGAAGCTGAAGGATGAGGAGTGTGAGCGGCTGTCCAAAGTGCgggagcagctggaggaggagctggaggagctgaCGGCCAGCCTGTTCGAG GAAGCCCACAGGATGGTGCGCGAAGCCAACATGAAGCAGGCGGCGTCAGAAAAGCAGCTGAAAGAGGCGCGGGGCAAG ATCGACATGCTGCAGGCAGAGGTGACAGCCTTGAAGACACTGGTCATCACGTCCACACCAGCCTCTCCCAACCGTGAGCTCCACCCGCAGCTGCTCAGCCCCACCAAGGCCGGACCCCGCAAGGGCCACTTGCGTCATAAGAGCACCAGCAGCGCCCTCTGCCCCGCTGTGTGCCCCGCGGCAGGACACACCCTCACCCCAGACAAGGAGGGCAAagag GTGGACTCAACCCTGTTTGCAGAGTTCCAGGCCTGGAGGGAATCGCCCACCCTGGACAAGACCTCCCCCTTCCTGGAAAGGGTGTACCGGGAGGACGTGGGCCCCTGCCTGGACTTCGCCATGCAGGAG CTCTCGACCCTGGTACGGGCTGCCGTGGAGGACAACACGCTTACCATCGAGCCTGTGGCTTCGCAAACGCTGCCCGCGATGAAGGTGGCCGCCGTCGAGTGCGGCCGCACCAA TACATGTGCCCTGAGTGGGCTGGCCTGCGCCTGTCGTCATCGAATCCGGCTTGGGGACTCTGCGAGCCACTATTACATCTCACCATCCTCTCGGGCCAGG ATCACGGCCGTGTGCAACTTCTTCACCTACATCCGCTACATCCAGCAAGGCCTGGTGCGGCAAGACG GAGGCCTAGGGCACGGCCCAGGCCTGGAGGGGACTCTGAGCTGGAGCCGACACCTGCCCCAGAACAGCCAGCCAGACAGGGGTCCTGAAGCCAGCCCTGAGCCAGAAGCTGAACAGAGGGACAAATGGCCAGGCCGTGGAGGCAGCACTGAGCCGGCAACAAATGTCCATCCCGGGACAGGACCTCAGGAGGTGACCCTCTCTCCTCCCTAG
- the RAB3IL1 gene encoding guanine nucleotide exchange factor for Rab-3A isoform X3: MWSGQPHPEEGHPPPLEAIPVPWKSVGPCKSHRESPGSLAETPAGEEAQGEEGPAATRLDVLRLRSSSMEIREKGSEFLKEELHKAQKELKLKDEECERLSKVREQLEEELEELTASLFEEAHRMVREANMKQAASEKQLKEARGKIDMLQAEVTALKTLVITSTPASPNRELHPQLLSPTKAGPRKGHLRHKSTSSALCPAVCPAAGHTLTPDKEGKEVDSTLFAEFQAWRESPTLDKTSPFLERVYREDVGPCLDFAMQELSTLVRAAVEDNTLTIEPVASQTLPAMKVAAVECGRTNGFRAPIDTTCALSGLACACRHRIRLGDSASHYYISPSSRARITAVCNFFTYIRYIQQGLVRQDAEPMFWEITRLRKEMSLAKLGFFPQEA; this comes from the exons CCAGCCCCACCCGGAGGAGGGCCACCCGCCGCCCCTCGAAGCTATCCCGGTCCCCTGGAAGAGCGTGGGCCCCTGCAAAAGCCACAGGGAGTCCCCAGGAAGCCTGGCGGAGACCCCTGCAGGGGAGGAGGCCCAAGGCGAGGAGGGCCCTGCGGCCACCCGGCTGGACGTGTTGCGCCTGCGCAGCTCTTCCATGGAGATCCGCGAGAAGGGCTCGGAGTTCCTGAAGGAGGAGCTGCACAAAGCCCAGAAG GAGCTGAAGCTGAAGGATGAGGAGTGTGAGCGGCTGTCCAAAGTGCgggagcagctggaggaggagctggaggagctgaCGGCCAGCCTGTTCGAG GAAGCCCACAGGATGGTGCGCGAAGCCAACATGAAGCAGGCGGCGTCAGAAAAGCAGCTGAAAGAGGCGCGGGGCAAG ATCGACATGCTGCAGGCAGAGGTGACAGCCTTGAAGACACTGGTCATCACGTCCACACCAGCCTCTCCCAACCGTGAGCTCCACCCGCAGCTGCTCAGCCCCACCAAGGCCGGACCCCGCAAGGGCCACTTGCGTCATAAGAGCACCAGCAGCGCCCTCTGCCCCGCTGTGTGCCCCGCGGCAGGACACACCCTCACCCCAGACAAGGAGGGCAAagag GTGGACTCAACCCTGTTTGCAGAGTTCCAGGCCTGGAGGGAATCGCCCACCCTGGACAAGACCTCCCCCTTCCTGGAAAGGGTGTACCGGGAGGACGTGGGCCCCTGCCTGGACTTCGCCATGCAGGAG CTCTCGACCCTGGTACGGGCTGCCGTGGAGGACAACACGCTTACCATCGAGCCTGTGGCTTCGCAAACGCTGCCCGCGATGAAGGTGGCCGCCGTCGAGTGCGGCCGCACCAA TGGGTTCCGGGCCCCGATTGACAC TACATGTGCCCTGAGTGGGCTGGCCTGCGCCTGTCGTCATCGAATCCGGCTTGGGGACTCTGCGAGCCACTATTACATCTCACCATCCTCTCGGGCCAGG ATCACGGCCGTGTGCAACTTCTTCACCTACATCCGCTACATCCAGCAAGGCCTGGTGCGGCAAGACG cGGAGCCCATGTTCTGGGAGATCACAAGGCTGAGGAAGGAGATGTCTCTGGCCAAGCTTGGCTTCTTCCCCCAGGAGGCCTAG
- the RAB3IL1 gene encoding guanine nucleotide exchange factor for Rab-3A isoform X4, translating to MWSGQPHPEEGHPPPLEAIPVPWKSVGPCKSHRESPGSLAETPAGEEAQGEEGPAATRLDVLRLRSSSMEIREKGSEFLKEELHKAQKELKLKDEECERLSKVREQLEEELEELTASLFEEAHRMVREANMKQAASEKQLKEARGKIDMLQAEVTALKTLVITSTPASPNRELHPQLLSPTKAGPRKGHLRHKSTSSALCPAVCPAAGHTLTPDKEGKEVDSTLFAEFQAWRESPTLDKTSPFLERVYREDVGPCLDFAMQELSTLVRAAVEDNTLTIEPVASQTLPAMKVAAVECGRTNTCALSGLACACRHRIRLGDSASHYYISPSSRARITAVCNFFTYIRYIQQGLVRQDAEPMFWEITRLRKEMSLAKLGFFPQEA from the exons CCAGCCCCACCCGGAGGAGGGCCACCCGCCGCCCCTCGAAGCTATCCCGGTCCCCTGGAAGAGCGTGGGCCCCTGCAAAAGCCACAGGGAGTCCCCAGGAAGCCTGGCGGAGACCCCTGCAGGGGAGGAGGCCCAAGGCGAGGAGGGCCCTGCGGCCACCCGGCTGGACGTGTTGCGCCTGCGCAGCTCTTCCATGGAGATCCGCGAGAAGGGCTCGGAGTTCCTGAAGGAGGAGCTGCACAAAGCCCAGAAG GAGCTGAAGCTGAAGGATGAGGAGTGTGAGCGGCTGTCCAAAGTGCgggagcagctggaggaggagctggaggagctgaCGGCCAGCCTGTTCGAG GAAGCCCACAGGATGGTGCGCGAAGCCAACATGAAGCAGGCGGCGTCAGAAAAGCAGCTGAAAGAGGCGCGGGGCAAG ATCGACATGCTGCAGGCAGAGGTGACAGCCTTGAAGACACTGGTCATCACGTCCACACCAGCCTCTCCCAACCGTGAGCTCCACCCGCAGCTGCTCAGCCCCACCAAGGCCGGACCCCGCAAGGGCCACTTGCGTCATAAGAGCACCAGCAGCGCCCTCTGCCCCGCTGTGTGCCCCGCGGCAGGACACACCCTCACCCCAGACAAGGAGGGCAAagag GTGGACTCAACCCTGTTTGCAGAGTTCCAGGCCTGGAGGGAATCGCCCACCCTGGACAAGACCTCCCCCTTCCTGGAAAGGGTGTACCGGGAGGACGTGGGCCCCTGCCTGGACTTCGCCATGCAGGAG CTCTCGACCCTGGTACGGGCTGCCGTGGAGGACAACACGCTTACCATCGAGCCTGTGGCTTCGCAAACGCTGCCCGCGATGAAGGTGGCCGCCGTCGAGTGCGGCCGCACCAA TACATGTGCCCTGAGTGGGCTGGCCTGCGCCTGTCGTCATCGAATCCGGCTTGGGGACTCTGCGAGCCACTATTACATCTCACCATCCTCTCGGGCCAGG ATCACGGCCGTGTGCAACTTCTTCACCTACATCCGCTACATCCAGCAAGGCCTGGTGCGGCAAGACG cGGAGCCCATGTTCTGGGAGATCACAAGGCTGAGGAAGGAGATGTCTCTGGCCAAGCTTGGCTTCTTCCCCCAGGAGGCCTAG